The genomic DNA AAGTCCTGAAAAACCTGTTGAAATCGAGTAATAGTATAGTTTTTCTTAAAACAGttgggcattttttttttggaactgaCCGCATGAATATTTGGAGTCGTGGGAAAATAATTCAGAGTCTTAGATAAGTCGTGGAAATTTGTTTCCGCTGAAAAAGGATACAAACTCTTTTTGGGAGGCTTACGTTGGTTTGGCCGCAGTTCGTTTTAAATTGAAGTCTTGTCTATTTGTCTCATTGCACAAAGGACTGGAGCTACCCAGCGTACCATTGGACAGGGGCAGCAAAGAGGGAGGGGCTGGTGGGAGGAGAGGCTATAGCCCCCTTACTTTTTTCGTACGGTGTTATTTTCTCCTAAACCTCTCCTCCCTCCCCTCACACTTCCATGGTCCATACCAAAACCTAGCtccccccaccctccccccccccccccaacattCAAACGTACTCCGTGGTCCCGGTTAGaaaaatactcgcagaaggtTGCATTATTGTAACACTTTTGTAAACGTGTTAAGCAACATTTCCGTTGAAATAGCCGCTGCATTACCCGTTAACTCATTCTCTGTTTTCCcggctttttttttcagcttcgTTCGCAGGTGCCTGAAGGAATGTGTGTTTGTGTTCCTTGTGGAAAGATAAGGGAACAGATGTCATCACTGATGAAATACTTCAACGTAAAAGTGAAAGCAAGAGATATATTCAGTCGCTGCCAGGTGGTTACTTAACAGCTTAATCCTTTAGTTGTGATATAAAAATCCAAATTCTCTTTTAACTGTTCTCTATACATTTATTCTGACACTAATAGGGAGAGTTTATTTACGAATTGGAGAATTTTGATTTAAATGATCATTTCCTTCATTCTTATTACCTGCACTTGCTTTTTCGATAAAGGGGTGATATTGTGGGGAGAAATGAGATGGTGGTCACTCTTGGGCGTCAAAGCTGTTTGGAAAACTTGTACTGCTGCTAGGCTTGGGTTATTCTATTTACTGCAAGCGGTGGAGAGGGAGCTTGGGGGTGGTGACGTGGAGTTTTCTCTCTTGTCCCTCACTCAGAAAGTTTTGAGAAAATTTAGGCTTCGTCTAgctctgaaaagaaaaatccGAAATCTGAAGAAACTGCGTAAAGCAGCGTGGCAAGATGTTTGATTAGCGCAGTTGTAAACCCGTAGAGGGTGTGTGGATATAGGATGTAAAGCAATGCACCGGTATCCCAGAAGTCATTGGTTCAAATCTCTGTTACTGCTttaggtggcttactacagttttgcGAAGacaaagatcaagattttgcaTGAAATCTGCGAAATTAAAGCagcaggatgtctcttctgaagtgttagtcactgccaCTGATacataaaatgtaattttacctaacaaataaatgcaaatcaggggaaaatgctaactAAACAACCCGTTCTCGCCCTtgaattcgcgattatcctgaattgttaatttgctttgaattcactattatcgtgaatttagaagactgaaagcttgttatggattatgggaaatggtcatatttgtTTGAGAAGACAACTCAAGTGTGTGGATATAGGACTCGAACGTGGGAATGTTGAtcaacccgtcacctaacccaCTCGATCAgcacaccgctagctgctcagggacaatattttaaacactatttgataatgctgtattatcactcgccaacaaacaacattaaacatCACGAAaggtcggtttccaaactttacgacaaagctaaacattttaaaatcaaagctaagGCCTAATGACCGATATTCTTCGGTAggctgaaatgtttttttttttgagaaaggtGGAGTGGTAAAGCGGAAAAAAGCGGTTCTTATAGAGTAGAAATtccaggttcaaatccaatccacgaATATGACTTTTctattccttattttctctgctacctcCTGGGACAGAGTGTCCAAAAgtcacgataatagtgaattcaaagcaaattaccAATTGAGGATAATCGCGAATTTATGGGCGAGAACGTGTTGAAATAAAGTggagggggactggaaactagacatttcaaaggcctcaAAATGGTACTGAGCTGTAtactaatgaaaaaaaaaaaacgtttcattTCTTCCAGGTGTGTAACGGAAGCAACTTCATTAACGTAAATCAAGACCACATGAGATTGGCCATGGCTATATTCCATGGTCACCTCCCGGCCCCATTACCTGGTCAGGAACCCGAGAACTGTCCCATCGATCTCCTGCACATCGCCTTACCTAGCGGAGTGCCTTTGAAACTCGGTCTTTTACCCGAGGAAGCTGTTAATAATGCCGACCTGTACTTTTGTTGTTCGACGTGTGGAAAAGTGTTCTGGGAAGGGAAACATCACAAAAGAGTAAATGCACAGTTTGCCTATCTTTTGGAAAACTCCTGATATCGAGaccattgttatctttttgtgaATTATGAAGTATGCTTGTGTTATCCCACGGAAGGAGGACATGGGTTCATTGACTGCAGCAGTTTCTGTGACATACCGATGTTCCTTAGATTTTATTCTAGTGAAGATTTGACACATCATCAAGATGTTGTCCTTGTTTGCCCATCTTTAGTGTTAATTCGTTTTATTCGTTATATTTGCCTTTCATCCGAGGAGTCCGCCGTTCTAGTGTTAATTCGTTTTCTTCGTTATGTTTCCCTTTCATCCGAGGAGTTCGCCGGGTTGGTTCGTGCGGGTCGCGATTTTCTCATTAACCGGTTAACTTGCAGAGAACACTGTTACGACTGACTTATTTGAAGAACCAACAGAGTGAGGAATCTTTAACTTTAAATAACTCTACAAAATATGAAACTTCGAACTCACTCTCTTATGAAAATATGTTATTAACTGGAATGAAGGTCcgtgcgggaaaaaaaaaaaactgctcccgaggtcttgagtacgggcCGAAGCCAAAGGCTGAGGGCCCTACTCAAGACCTAGGGCACGGTCTTGTCTTTtgcggaccgaccaaggcctaccctgcgagcagttggtttctgcTACGCTTCCCGAAGCGAGAAaccgtttgttttctttcagtgagCCGCCATCCAGTGCCAAAGACGAataaatttgaaccggtaaaacgtGTTAGTAAACCTGCacgtgcgttcagctacgtaactgctgtGGTTGGGTGAGCCTGGTGTGCAGTgattcccgcgaaataagacgaatTGATGTCAAATTAGCCAatgtcaaaaataccataatactctttgtttgccccaccaaaattttgcataagcattttttCCAGCTTCTCTGGGACCATTGTAAATCCCAAGAGAaagtaaaaacaatgcttatgccaaattttggagggacaagcaaagagtattatggtatttttttatACTGACTAAAACATCATGTGGGGTTTGACGTAattcgcacatgctcgatggaaaatcaaagGGTTGTTCGCAGTGTTTTCTCTCGAGAGAACCGTGGGAGAAACCAAGTGCTCGCAGGGTAACCAAGACCGGTGAATAACACCGCCGACGTTTCGTAAGAGGTTTCTTCCTTTAGATGTTAAAATTCACTTTCACTGTGTACACTTGTCTGAATCCCATTTTCTTCGGAgattatataatatatttttcATGTCAGGAAGTTGTTTACGAGTAACGTTAACTGTTGCCTTTGTTTGGAAAATTTCACAACAAAAAGATCAGACCGTGGTCCGTATCGTAAAAGGAACACGCTACTATCCGATATTTTTGGAGACTGAAATTGGACTGGTTCGAGTTTGTATCATGGGATTATTTGAGTCGACGCTTTACCGCTTGGTCCAGAGACACGTGCAAATCGAAAAAACGACAATGGACGTACTTTTAGTGCCACTAACATTTGTGGAATTACTAAAAGGCAACCGTTAACCCCATATAGGCCATAAGGGGTAAAATCTATGTGTCGCTCTAGGATCTGTTTGTCAAATCTTTTGGTATTATTTGGCAGAAGCAGTAATTCCGAAACAAAAGTAGCAACTGCTTACAGGAAAAAAAGGTTtatttaattataatttttattaacTTGATGAGAAAAAAACGTTTATTCTATCTCTAATTAACTGTTTAAAAAACTAAATGTGTTCTGATGGAGTATGACCAGCAACTATTGGATGATTGACTTATTCAAACCCAGGAGTTAAAACCTGATGGTGTAAATTTACTCAGGTGAGGGCCTAATCTCGTAGGGAGAATGCTCCTCGTCTTGCCCGCTCATTCGCAGCATCTTTCATTTTCGCGACATTCGCTTCAGTGTTATGTTAATCATGAAAATACCTTGGTTATTGACATGCATGATTGGCGATTTCTACCATTCATATCGTCAACGTCTGTCATTGTCATAAACCGGCATCAACTCGTTTTAGTACATTTCGCTTCTCATATCGTCAAACTATAGATAGTTTCACTGTCACGTAACAAAAACATTATATTCAaaatcgttcaatgaaaaaggccaagaacttggaatgttgtaggaaacaaatcttttatgagccacctctccaattcccaggtctgtgcggtacatcttTTCTGGGTTATTTGTCGAAGTGTTTTACGCAACTTTACAAAGTTTTTGTATGGCCATGtggtccaccaacatggcggccgattttcattttagaatttgataacgtcactgtgaaaaccatctattgttgtCTTTCTTCTCTCGAGAAGGTTAAGTTGGGGGTCCAGTTTGGGGTCACTGTTTTGCACCGTCCCTACTCAaacctattaaaatctcccttcaattccacgcacgaagcgtcgttaaattaccgctAGCATAATTCgttgaacatctcccttcccctcggcagcatttctaccatttaggtaaactagtatAATAAGTAACCTTACACGTTGTCTAAGGTTAACAATGATTTCCAGTACACACACGTACAAGGAATTAaagtatagggaagatatcgttgacatTATCTAttgtcattagggagcttacgaaacgacggcaacgacgacgctacaaaacaataggtttagtgagcaaaaacaatggctctgcacgctctgcacgtgcgttttacattttggtacatttctttgccgtcatctcctaaatgacgacgtgaaatgaccaaattcaaggttctgtggaggacgttagcacatgacgatgaattttcagttctctctctacgcttccaactcactcataccagtttaattcctcaacagttactacacatttttaacgcgaaacgacatgaaatagtttcgtagtgctatgaataacgcgaacttgtatttttaaatgaagtcctcgtagccgtcgtcgtcctcgtttcgtaagctccctattatgtGCCAACCAcggcctcattggctgtcgaaacaaaggatattTTGTTCCTggggttggcaaatttgaataacaaaagcaatgtttgtaaacagatatcttccctatattgATCATTATACAAACCTCATACATATAGATCCTTCTACATCATTATCTCTCCACTTTATATTCAACATTTCATGCAGTGTCACATAGACTCACGTAATCATGCTTAGACCTACGCTTACTTCATCAAGTCGGGTTCTACTTTATTGGTGAGATAATACTGTTGCTCATTCCCTCTAGTTTTTCTCGGTCGTCTACTTCAGAGCGATAATATCTCTCTTTCCAAAGCGCGAGTAAAGGAACACAGGCAGCATATGTTACCAAAATGCACCAATTGATCCACTTGAGCCCGAAATTGGGCAACATAGGAAATATGTAGAATATCAACTGGGGGACATTTGCACAGCTTATCAGGAAAACAGAGGTGATGCCTTCTGCTACAGGATAGGCGGTCTCCACTGCCATCTCAAAAAAGAGTGGAATGGATCCGTTTGTAAAAAAGCCTCCGAGACCGCAGGATAGGAAGAGGACCGTTTTGTTGTAGGGAATGATTCTGGCACACATCAGAGTGAATAAAGTGTAGGATACTGCGGCACCAGAGAGAAGGACGAGCTGGATGGCTTTCATGTGACGGGACACGTGATCTGCAAGCCTGCAAAAAAAACCGCATTGAATTCAGTGTCGGATCCAGGAAATAGGTACCGCCCCGCCTTATTTTTGGATCTAAACAGACGGAGGCCTCGAGGGCCGACGTATTAGCGCATCCTTCTATGGTTGACAGCCCATCCCCTTCCTTACATGCATCTTAATCGGGATCTGTGCTTGGAAGAATGTGGCCAGGGACTCCTTTCTCGAAAGCAGTCCGAAAATTTCTCGGGCGTATTTAAGGGAACATAAATTTCTTTGTATCTTCAAACCGAAGCCGCTTCGGGTCATAAACGTCTTTGCAATTAcgttcgtgttttttttttatgttagtTCTCTTGGAAATCTGTTGAGATACCAGTTGTCTAATATAAGCGGGTCGTGGTTTTACAATTGGCTTTTCGGAACCGGAAAGTAACCGAGAGTGCAGAGACTGAAACGGACCCAAGTAGATCTGTTTTCGATTCTCATTGGTTCCACTGCGCCTAGCCCGTTCAAATGCACCAATAAAAATCCCCTTCTCGAGAAGTATCTGACTATAGTAACACAGGTTTGTGATATACAAGGGGTAAATTATTTCACATAACAGTTATACAGGAATATAGATACGGAAAAATCATTTGAGTGTCAATTGAACCAGATTGCAATGTACAGTAGCATGCATGTGACTTGAATACTTCTTTCTCGTTGGCTGACACTCTTACAATTGTTTGTTTTACAATTGACCATGTCCAGTGTGGTGGTGGGCAGAAAATTTATTCTTCAAGTCGAGCATTCGTTTTGCGCGTAATGGGCACTTGGCCTTTTAGGGCTGGTTTTCCACTGGCAAACTCACAAAGCAACATACTAAGACTTAGTGGCGTCTTGGTTATTGTTACAATTTGTTTGGACAAAAGAGAATAATTTAATTACGACTACTGAGTTATAGTGATGATTTGCGAACGGCGATTGTAAAAAAGGAACAATGAAAGAGTGAAAGGGAAGCAGATAAACGCTTACCAAGACAATGCGACTCCTGCCACTATTCCTGTCATCGAAGTTCCAAAACCAAGCCATCCAGCGATTTTCTCTCCCAAACCGAATTGCGACAAGTTTAAGTCTAAAATTGAAGACCATCCGTTGTATACACCAAGTGTAATACCATTGataaaaagcaacaacaagaaCTGCTTGTTGGAAATAAGCCGTCTAAAGCCATCCTTGAAATCCAAGCGATTGATCGTTGCAGTCAAACTTGGCGGCAATGGAGGTTTCTTAGGAAAGTAGACAATTACTATCAGTAATAACAACACTGTCGCTCCCAATTCGATGTACATAAGGTCCATGATTTTTCTTTTGAGATAATGCAACTGCTCGGAGGTCatgtttttgcgaattttgttATAGTCAATGCTTTTCCCGATGGTTTCGCCATGATGGCCCACATCAGGCACCAGTAGAGGACCAACGACGAATGCCAACCCCACGCCAACATAAGAAGACAACGAGGCTAGCGCGGTCGAGGTTGTTCGCTGATCTGGCGGAAACCATGCTGCGGAGATAAGAGGACCTAATCCCATGCCAACAGGGGCACCTATGTTGCCGACGATCATTCCAAGATGAACCAGCCACGTTTGCCATTTAAGATCTGTTAGTGGAATGGCTTGAAGAGCTGAAGCTGCGAAGTTAGAAAAGGCAAGGAGAAGAGTAGACGCTCTTAACCCTGAAAGAAAGTCAGCTTCATTTCAATGAATGTTTGTTTAAAACTAGGAGAAAGGGGCACGGATTGGAATTTTTAAGCACAAATTGTCCAACACAGGAATAACACAGTCGATGCAATTGGTAAAATAAGTGTTCAAGTCGCCATGAGTAAATCCTTCAAAAAAAAAGACGACAACCCTTTTTATTAATGATCGCGGTAGGGTTTCTTAACAATGACCGATTTTAGGACCTCGTGCTGCGTGGAATAGCGCGAATCCATATTGAGACTGCCTTGCAACTTATTTAAGGTCGAATTGAATCGACGTTTTTTGCTAGACCAGTGCATGGGCGCTAGAGCAAATGTGTGTTTTATGTAAGTGATATAGGTAAGGCGTGGTGGACAATGAGTGCGAGGATCACCCCTCCCTTACATTTATAACCTGCCCTTCAACACTTTAGTTTCAAGACGGGGCGCTCGGTTTAGGAGTTGAATACCGAGGAAGCATTTCATCATTCCATCATTTGTATTGAAACTAATATATGACCTTCATTTATATTGAAACTAAAGTGTTCGTGAAGCCAACAAACAGTGGTCTGCTCCTCCATTACCACAGTCATGTCGATAATAGGTACAAGCGCGGCCTAACTATGCTCAATCGCGCATATCGCCTGTCTTCGTCATGGTCTTACTTCACTGAGGAGTGCGAACGACTGAAGTCTGTGTTCTCTAAACTGAAGTATCCCAAGCACCTTGTGGACTCCATTGTTAAAACCTTCCTAAACTTAAGGGACGCTGACCAGTCTTCATTGCGGTcaaaatctacgacagaaaacaCTACTCGGGTCGTCATACCAGGAGTCTGCTAATATCGTGAAGACGCATTTAAAAGTTCTCAGTGTGAAGCTCCAGACTATTGTCTAACCAGTGTTTACGAGCCGCAAGATTGCCCAGGAGTTCCCGACAAGCGAACCAAAGCCTCAACTCATtgatcaacaatgcgttgtgtataacTTCAAGTGTGACAAGTGCGATGCTGGTTATGTCGGATACACCCGTGGCCATCTGTTCGTGTGCGGTGATGGACATAGAAGTGCGTGAACACTATGATAATAGACACGCAGGCAGGATTCCGGATGACCTTCACAATTCTtttaatgtgttgaaaaaattccagaacaagtttgattgtctcgttaatgagatgttactcattaaacaattatgaccgtgtttaaatgtacaatcagactcaatttgtctaacttatgcaaattaatgactctggactcttaggTACTCTTGAGATCgaaaatttaatttagtttcccttgacaatggcgccaagatgtcttCGAAACGTCGgactctaataataataataataataataataataataataataattcgaaGGATACAAATACATATCTTAAGTTACAATGACGTCATCtttcaataaaaatcaataaaagatAAGTTATTCTAATAaccaaattaaataaataatgaataaaaaatgtaaaaaaatgataaaacttTATGCTAAAAAATCGTTGTTATTCTTTCACATTCCCCCGTTATTGCCCATGCTGATGGCGTTGGTGACGCTTTGCGCCGCTTGGGGTTTAAATTCGGTCGTTCCGCTTGAAGTGTGGTCTTTTCATCCTGTAGTCCACAAAGACAGTCACTTTTACGACCCACCCACCTTCCCTGGTGGCGGTTGACCGGTCTCCTATCTGCTCGTATCCTCGTTGCATGCCTGTTGCCTCATCAGTCGCGGACTCTTCCCATAGCTTAATCCTATCCGATGGGGTGTAATGAGCATCCAGTGAGGATATAGTACTATTTACAAAAGTTGTCCTAAAGCGCCCTGTGtttatttttggcaaaaaacgtaatttgtagttcattttctttttttctctggtATGTATTATCCGACGAAGTTAGGGGGGTGGCCATCTATActaacaagagaaaatggaacGATCCGGTCTTTCCAGTGGACTTAGAATATCtactggatatgaaatgaaatgcAGCTTATGTCATCtcatccgaaaaaaaaaaaaaaagccaaactaAA from Montipora capricornis isolate CH-2021 chromosome 2, ASM3666992v2, whole genome shotgun sequence includes the following:
- the LOC138028906 gene encoding solute carrier family 49 member 4 homolog, with the translated sequence MGSPGEKTKVLIAPDSSYQYGSIGAIHQGDFKVYKRRWYIMLVFFFCSALNGLKWNTWSPIQGTSQVVFGWSDTTITLLVAWSPIVFIIIFVPVSWLMDSKGLRASTLLLAFSNFAASALQAIPLTDLKWQTWLVHLGMIVGNIGAPVGMGLGPLISAAWFPPDQRTTSTALASLSSYVGVGLAFVVGPLLVPDVGHHGETIGKSIDYNKIRKNMTSEQLHYLKRKIMDLMYIELGATVLLLLIVIVYFPKKPPLPPSLTATINRLDFKDGFRRLISNKQFLLLLFINGITLGVYNGWSSILDLNLSQFGLGEKIAGWLGFGTSMTGIVAGVALSWLADHVSRHMKAIQLVLLSGAAVSYTLFTLMCARIIPYNKTVLFLSCGLGGFFTNGSIPLFFEMAVETAYPVAEGITSVFLISCANVPQLIFYIFPMLPNFGLKWINWCILVTYAACVPLLALWKERYYRSEVDDREKLEGMSNSIISPIK